One Phaseolus vulgaris cultivar G19833 chromosome 2, P. vulgaris v2.0, whole genome shotgun sequence DNA window includes the following coding sequences:
- the LOC137809274 gene encoding uncharacterized protein → MDLNKLGQGSIEIPEDILILHVEQPLLQLVEFVYPAYINNVTCGGSFDDGTILCPTTEYVDEVNEFILSLVPENEVTYLSSDTPYESDEQENAQAEWFTIEFLNAIKCSGILNHCVKLKVRVPITLLRNIDQANRLCNGTRLQLTHLWKNVIDAKVITGKNIGDQIFIPRMNLTPSES, encoded by the coding sequence ATGGACTTAAATAAGTTGGGACAAGGAAGTATTGAAATACCAGAAgacattttaattttacatgTTGAACAACCTTTATTGCAGTTGGTTGAATTTGTTTACCCCGCCTACATAAACAATGTTACCTGTGGTGGTTCTTTTGATGATGGTACAATACTATGTCCTACTACAGAATATGTGGATGAAGTGAATGAGTTCATTTTATCCTTAGTCCCCGAAAACGAAGTTACTTATTTAAGTTCAGACACCCCTTACGAATCTGATGAACAAGAAAATGCTCAAGCTGAGTGGTTTAcaattgaatttttgaatgcTATCAAATGCTCCGGAATTCTCAACCACTgtgttaaattaaaagttaGAGTTCCAATCACGCTTCTAAGAAACATTGATCAAGCCAATAGACTTTGCAATGGAACAAGATTACAACTAACTCACTTGTGGAAGAATGTTATTGATGCCAAAGTTATTACTGGGAAAAATATTGGTGATCAAATATTTATTCCTAGAATGAACTTGACTCCTTCTGAATCATGA
- the LOC137809275 gene encoding uncharacterized protein, which translates to MQLEENIADVQKRFTHIVNNLTGLGKVFDKEELNIKVLKCLDRSWQPKVTAISESRDLSKLTTAALFGKLMEHEFELKRLKEQETVERKTKGLALKTSVQNDRSEEAENAEHDETLSLLTRKFNRFLKKKGRDRTQQKRRYPKPNESNSSNYTCFGCGKTGHIKMDCPNNQTKEKSASKKVERSKGRKAYISWEENEMSSTSSSSTESEETNMCFMMKYEGSISDSVSNFSMESDNYDQLLVAFKETHDEANRLAVICTKLQNANNVLAPKIKSLEEELHKAKNDLGRDNLETLLGSQNVVFNKNGIGYNPGKENNVKKMSSFFVPSKTSFSSFNNGKKKNSKRNQWYLDSGCSKHMTGDLTKFTSLNFKAEGHVTYGDNNRGRIIGRGTVGTGSSTTIENVLYVEGLRQSLLSISQLCDKGYKVNFKSNGCTISHDSSGKVLFTGKRVNNIYLLDILENDSEK; encoded by the exons ATGCAACTTGAAGAAAATATTGCTGATGTACAAAAGAGGTTTACCCACATTGTAAATAATCTTACTGGACTGGGAAAGGtgtttgacaaagaagagctcaATATAAAGGTACTGAAGTGTCTTGATAGGAGTTGGCAACCCAAAGTGACTGCTATCTCAGAAAGCAGAGATCTGTCAAAGCTGACcactgctgcactgtttggaaaatTAATGGAGCATGAGTTTGAGCTTAAAAGGCTTAAAGAGCAAGAGACAGTGGAGAGAAAAACTAAAGGACTGGCATTGAAAACAAGTGTACAGAATGATAGGAGTGAGGAAGCAGAGAATGCTGAACATGATGAAACTTTAAGTCTACTTACAAGAAAGTTCAACagatttctaaagaagaaaGGCAGAGATAGGACTCAACAAAAAAGGAGGTATCCTAAACCGAATGAATCTAATTCTTCTAACtacacttgctttggttgtggtaaaACAGGTCACATAAAGatggattgtccaaacaatcaaacaaaagaaaaatcagcaagcaagaaggTTGAAAGAAGTAAGGGGAGAAAAGCTTATATCTCTTGGGAAGAGAATGAAATGTCTTCAACAAGCAGCTCCTCAACAGAAAGTGAAGAAACAAATATGTGTTTCATGATGAAATATGAAGGATCAATATCAGATTCAGTTAGTAATTTCTCTATGGAATCTGACAATTATGATCAATTGCTAGTTGCCTTCAAAGAAACTCATGACGAGGCAAATAGGTTGGCTGTTATATGTACTAAATTGCAAAATgcaaataatgttcttgcacctaAGATAAAATCTCTTGAGGAGGAACTGCATAAAGCTAAAAATGATCTT ggaagagaTAATCTTGAGACTCTTTTAGGGTCACAAAATGTTGTTTTCAACAAAAATGGAATTGGTTATAATCCTGGAAAGGAAAACAATGTTAAAAAGATGtcaagtttctttgttccttcaaAAACTAGTTTTTCCTCTTTCAACAATGGTAAAAAG aaaaacagcaagaggaATCAATGGTATTTGGACAGTGGATGTTCAAAGCATATGACTGGTGACTTAACTAAGTTCACTAGCTTAAATTTCAAGGCAGAGGGACATGTCACTTATGGAGACAACAACCGTGGAAGAATCATAGGaagaggaactgttggaactgGAAGTTCAACCACCattgaaaatgttttatatGTGGAAGGGCTAAGACAAAGTCTTCTAAGTATCAGTCAATTGTGTGACAAAGGTTATAAGGTAAACTTCAAATCAAATGGGTGCACAATCTCACATGATTCTTCTGGTAAGGTTTTGTTTACAGGTAAAAGAGTAAACAACATATATCTCTTGGATATCCTGGAAAATGATTCTGAAAAATGA